A window of the Desulfobacterales bacterium genome harbors these coding sequences:
- the larA gene encoding nickel-dependent lactate racemase has protein sequence MDKIIADRIRTADVSNWKKIKVEFGKDFLDIAVPPNCVTLNMKRMPCLTSSKDEIAHSLNHPIGSPTLPEIIRSKAKPADELSVCITVSDITRPVPYKGENGVLLPLVEIIEKAGVKKSNIVIVIGNGMHRPSTPEERIFMYGREIVDNYRIVDHDCEDLSTQVLAAHTSRGTDVYLNKIFFESDIKIVTGLVESHFMTGVSGGRKAVCPALTNTKTIQKFHGVEFLEHPNATNLVLEGNPCHEEAIEVAQTVGVDFMISTTLDNTLCITGVFGGDLIKAHQAAVEAMKEFVQIPIKEPYDIILTHGGYVGRDHYQSVKSAVGAIPAVKENGFIVMVANNVDKEPIGSREYQTLLHLFKILGPDGYISMLQHPDWVFTKDQWEPEMWGKPIRKVGADGLIYCATQIPEKDYKIIPGMNGYQFIDPATAFRSDKEKAAAMFQNAVIYAATHPKFKGRTPTMAFIDEGPYAIPMAMTGL, from the coding sequence ATGGATAAAATAATAGCAGATAGGATCCGCACGGCGGATGTTTCAAACTGGAAAAAAATCAAGGTCGAATTCGGCAAGGATTTTCTGGATATTGCCGTGCCGCCCAATTGCGTCACCCTGAACATGAAACGGATGCCCTGTTTAACCAGCTCTAAAGATGAAATTGCACATAGCCTGAACCACCCCATCGGATCGCCGACGTTGCCGGAAATCATTCGATCGAAAGCGAAACCGGCCGATGAACTGTCGGTTTGCATCACCGTTTCCGACATCACCCGGCCGGTCCCCTATAAAGGCGAAAACGGCGTCCTCTTACCCCTGGTGGAAATCATCGAAAAGGCCGGCGTGAAAAAAAGCAACATTGTCATCGTCATCGGCAACGGCATGCACCGCCCCAGCACCCCTGAGGAGCGAATTTTCATGTACGGCCGGGAAATCGTGGACAATTACCGGATTGTGGATCATGACTGCGAAGACTTATCCACCCAGGTGCTGGCGGCCCACACCAGCCGGGGAACCGATGTTTATCTGAACAAAATTTTCTTCGAATCCGACATCAAGATCGTCACCGGACTGGTGGAGAGCCATTTTATGACCGGCGTCTCCGGCGGCCGTAAAGCGGTCTGCCCTGCCCTGACGAACACCAAAACCATTCAAAAATTTCATGGCGTTGAATTTCTGGAACACCCCAACGCCACCAACCTGGTCTTGGAAGGAAACCCGTGCCACGAAGAGGCCATTGAGGTGGCCCAAACCGTCGGGGTTGATTTTATGATCAGCACCACCCTCGACAACACCCTGTGCATTACCGGCGTTTTCGGGGGCGATCTGATTAAAGCCCATCAGGCGGCTGTTGAAGCCATGAAGGAATTTGTTCAAATCCCCATCAAAGAACCGTACGACATTATCCTGACGCATGGCGGATATGTCGGCCGGGATCATTATCAGAGTGTGAAAAGCGCCGTGGGCGCCATCCCGGCCGTCAAGGAAAACGGCTTTATCGTCATGGTTGCCAACAATGTGGACAAGGAACCCATCGGCTCCAGAGAATACCAGACCCTGCTGCATTTGTTTAAAATTCTGGGACCGGACGGCTACATCTCCATGCTGCAGCATCCGGACTGGGTCTTTACCAAAGACCAATGGGAGCCTGAGATGTGGGGAAAACCCATCCGCAAGGTAGGCGCCGACGGTCTGATCTACTGCGCCACACAGATCCCCGAGAAGGACTACAAGATCATCCCGGGGATGAACGGATATCAATTCATCGATCCGGCTACCGCGTTTCGTTCCGATAAGGAAAAAGCTGCCGCCATGTTCCAGAATGCCGTTATTTACGCCGCCACACACCCGAAGTTCAAAGGCCGCACACCGACCATGGCGTTTATCGACGAAGGGCCGTATGCGATTCCAATGGCGATGACAGGATTATGA
- a CDS encoding respiratory nitrate reductase subunit gamma, producing the protein MKKTLLALFILLLMALPTVTDASWLIDFEKFSASVHREISCQDCHENIAAEKLHPDPLKVNRQLSDFFTADNCMNCHDTVQETLDKGRHGSQKADDPKKYENCIQCHNPHYQLPIGQESAETVAADKDSLSKADRLCMDCHGLSETDEPHKIAAFCFHCHAQTGTRTQAVAAQIIPLIDPGSYQSVPHAEVACLACHPRAAAFNHADQVQGDCLQCHVRHNEKTAHDAHSLVSCQACHLNNVEASRDPQSKKVLWHKQRLLGTPLTIHAMERNDNKASCRRCHISKNEIGAAAMVLPAKSLLCMPCHAATFSAADAVSIVALLIFAAGLALMFSVVLTGSIPDRTQAGVIQKIFHLIMAAVKAVFSPKISVILKALFLDVLLQRRLYHKSAWRWLIHSFIFLSFGFRFCWGLTALLASSWKPEWSSLWFMLDKNHPYTAFLFDLSGILILLGVAMAFIRGLQRKTSLPPNLPGQDRLALSLIGGIVIVGFILEALRIAMTGWPDGSGYAFAGYGISLLFSGAAGITDFYGYIWYLHAIVTGVFVAYLPFSRLIHMVIAPITLAMRTLSESGHTQKT; encoded by the coding sequence ATGAAAAAGACACTACTTGCCTTGTTCATATTATTGCTGATGGCATTGCCGACGGTTACTGATGCCTCCTGGCTGATTGATTTTGAAAAATTTTCAGCCTCGGTCCATCGGGAGATTTCCTGCCAGGATTGTCATGAGAATATCGCCGCTGAAAAACTTCATCCCGATCCGCTCAAGGTCAACAGGCAACTGTCGGATTTTTTCACTGCCGACAACTGCATGAACTGCCATGACACCGTTCAGGAAACACTGGACAAAGGCCGTCACGGCTCCCAAAAAGCCGATGACCCCAAAAAATATGAAAACTGCATTCAGTGCCATAACCCCCACTACCAGCTCCCCATCGGTCAGGAATCGGCTGAGACAGTTGCGGCCGATAAGGATTCCTTATCAAAAGCGGACCGTCTCTGTATGGATTGCCACGGTCTGAGCGAAACCGACGAACCGCACAAAATAGCGGCTTTCTGTTTCCATTGTCATGCCCAGACCGGAACCCGGACCCAGGCGGTTGCCGCTCAAATAATTCCGTTGATAGACCCCGGGTCCTATCAATCCGTGCCCCATGCCGAGGTCGCCTGCCTGGCCTGTCATCCCCGGGCCGCAGCCTTCAATCATGCCGATCAAGTACAGGGCGACTGCCTGCAGTGCCACGTGCGCCATAATGAAAAGACGGCGCATGACGCTCACTCCCTGGTGAGTTGTCAGGCCTGCCATCTGAATAACGTTGAAGCGTCCCGTGACCCTCAATCCAAAAAAGTGCTATGGCATAAACAGCGCCTCCTGGGAACGCCGCTGACAATCCACGCCATGGAGCGTAATGATAACAAAGCGTCGTGCCGGCGCTGTCATATCAGTAAAAATGAAATCGGTGCGGCGGCGATGGTGCTGCCGGCCAAAAGTCTTTTGTGCATGCCCTGCCACGCAGCCACATTCTCTGCAGCTGATGCCGTCAGCATTGTTGCCCTGCTGATTTTTGCCGCCGGTCTGGCCCTGATGTTCTCGGTGGTGCTCACCGGAAGCATCCCCGACCGGACCCAGGCCGGTGTGATACAAAAAATATTTCACCTGATCATGGCTGCCGTCAAAGCCGTTTTTTCGCCCAAGATCTCTGTAATTTTAAAGGCCCTCTTCCTGGATGTGCTGCTGCAAAGACGCCTTTATCATAAATCCGCCTGGCGCTGGCTGATCCACAGTTTTATTTTTCTATCTTTTGGTTTCCGGTTTTGCTGGGGCTTGACGGCGCTGCTGGCCTCATCATGGAAACCGGAGTGGTCATCCCTCTGGTTTATGCTGGACAAAAACCATCCCTATACCGCCTTTCTGTTTGATCTTAGCGGCATCCTGATCCTGCTGGGAGTAGCCATGGCATTTATCCGGGGCCTTCAGCGGAAGACATCCCTGCCCCCGAATCTGCCCGGCCAGGACCGCTTGGCCTTAAGCCTGATCGGTGGAATTGTCATTGTCGGTTTTATCCTGGAAGCCTTGCGCATTGCCATGACAGGCTGGCCGGACGGTTCCGGATATGCGTTTGCAGGCTATGGCATCAGCCTGCTGTTTTCCGGCGCCGCCGGTATAACGGATTTTTACGGTTATATATGGTATCTGCACGCAATCGTTACCGGCGTGTTTGTCGCTTATCTGCCGTTCAGCCGTCTCATTCACATGGTTATCGCACCGATTACCCTGGCGATGCGAACGTTATCGGAATCAGGACATACCCAAAAAACCTGA
- a CDS encoding FAD-binding oxidoreductase, giving the protein MPDLTEKLKNISEKIGRDFVKTDAATVAQYAIDGLTPAAVIFPKNTTEVSDAVKFANAHHLSIVPWGSGSQIRMGNPPEKLDLVISTKRLNHMLDVDTQNLTITVEAGVKLRDIQARLATEEDRCYLPLEDLDIAPDEIICSDRSHSGCFIPLDPPCSEKATIGGVVAGNASGPRRLLYNLPRDIILGVRFVTPQGGMPGSGGKTVKNVSGYDVSKLMVGSMGSLGIITEMTFRLMPLPEKMETLLFGFNSLAAAHGFVKSILKTKLLPAAIETMNAAAYGHLDFTGAPDFSPGRFVVALSLEAFAPAVDRMEREMVLLAKNNGADADAVFDEHKHLQFWLAVSDQAAVLDAKDSNLIRAKVNCRISQWQDILEFTDNALTTLKIPHTLQAHSGSGICLINLLMDEAADALKQKSAVFLEELLQLSRKAGGNTVIQNAPTDMKPKLKIWGETGSDFVAMRLLKKQLDPNGVMSPGRFVGGL; this is encoded by the coding sequence GTGCCAGATTTAACAGAAAAATTGAAAAATATATCGGAAAAAATAGGCCGGGATTTCGTTAAAACCGATGCGGCGACAGTCGCGCAATACGCGATTGACGGATTGACGCCGGCTGCAGTTATTTTCCCTAAAAATACAACTGAAGTATCCGACGCGGTGAAGTTTGCGAATGCGCACCATCTCTCCATTGTCCCCTGGGGCAGCGGTTCCCAGATCAGGATGGGAAATCCTCCTGAAAAACTGGACCTGGTGATCTCTACCAAACGCCTGAATCACATGCTCGATGTCGACACCCAGAATCTGACCATCACTGTTGAAGCGGGGGTCAAACTCAGAGACATCCAGGCCCGCCTGGCAACTGAAGAGGATCGCTGTTACCTGCCGCTGGAAGACCTGGATATCGCCCCGGATGAAATCATCTGCTCGGACCGCTCCCACAGCGGCTGCTTTATTCCGCTGGACCCGCCCTGCAGCGAAAAAGCAACCATCGGCGGTGTTGTCGCCGGCAACGCCAGCGGCCCCCGGCGCCTTTTGTACAATCTCCCGCGGGACATCATCCTGGGCGTCCGGTTTGTAACCCCCCAGGGCGGCATGCCCGGCTCCGGCGGCAAAACCGTCAAAAATGTTTCCGGTTACGACGTCTCCAAGCTCATGGTCGGCTCCATGGGAAGTCTGGGAATTATTACCGAAATGACGTTTCGCCTGATGCCGCTGCCCGAAAAGATGGAAACCCTTCTTTTCGGTTTTAATTCCCTTGCCGCCGCCCATGGTTTTGTCAAAAGCATCCTGAAGACCAAGCTCCTGCCCGCAGCAATTGAAACCATGAACGCGGCTGCTTATGGGCATCTCGATTTCACAGGTGCGCCGGATTTTTCGCCGGGCCGGTTTGTTGTGGCGCTCTCCCTGGAAGCCTTCGCCCCGGCCGTCGACCGCATGGAGCGGGAAATGGTGTTGCTGGCCAAAAACAACGGCGCCGATGCCGACGCCGTTTTCGATGAACACAAACACCTGCAGTTCTGGCTGGCCGTCAGTGATCAGGCCGCTGTTCTCGACGCGAAAGACAGCAACCTGATCCGGGCTAAAGTCAACTGCCGTATTTCACAATGGCAGGATATCCTTGAATTTACGGACAATGCCCTGACCACGCTCAAGATCCCGCATACCCTCCAGGCGCATTCCGGCAGCGGCATCTGTCTGATCAATCTTCTGATGGATGAAGCGGCCGACGCTCTAAAGCAAAAATCGGCCGTTTTTCTGGAAGAATTATTGCAGCTGAGCCGCAAGGCCGGCGGCAACACGGTTATTCAGAATGCACCGACGGACATGAAACCGAAGCTGAAAATCTGGGGGGAAACCGGTTCCGATTTTGTGGCCATGAGGCTGCTGAAAAAACAATTGGATCCCAATGGCGTCATGTCTCCCGGACGCTTTGTCGGCGGTCTTTAA
- a CDS encoding (Fe-S)-binding protein, producing the protein MNIVQLKKLSYDKVAKCNKCGFCLPSCPTYLVKKKEAFSSRGRNAITRFAIENKLQLNEDTENAIFTCLGCGACEAVCLSSVKTKELIFRDRECQVGEGFYPKITDRLVKTLEGTKNISDDDQDERAEWQELIKNLPEENFEKEKAEVLFFVGCVASFFPMVQKIPANMATIMKKAGIDFTILGGDEWCCGFPLIGAGMPEKLELMKAHNLKKVVEVGAKKVVFTCPSCFHTWKHQYGADVELVHASQFINQLIKAGRIKLKKEIKIRTTYHDPCDLGRNTGVYEEPREVIKAIPGIDFVELPMNRKFSVCCGGGGNVEMTDADLSAQVAQMKLDAIQSVGAEMVVTACQQCVRTMATRAKRTKTELAVKDLTELVVEAME; encoded by the coding sequence ATGAACATCGTCCAGTTAAAAAAATTATCCTATGACAAAGTCGCCAAATGCAACAAGTGCGGTTTCTGCCTGCCCAGCTGTCCGACCTATCTGGTCAAAAAGAAGGAAGCCTTCTCATCCCGGGGTCGCAATGCCATCACCCGTTTTGCCATCGAAAATAAACTGCAGTTGAACGAAGATACTGAAAACGCTATTTTTACCTGTCTGGGCTGCGGCGCCTGCGAGGCTGTTTGCCTGTCCAGCGTTAAAACCAAGGAGCTGATTTTCCGTGATCGGGAATGCCAGGTCGGCGAGGGCTTTTATCCTAAAATTACCGACCGCCTGGTCAAAACCCTGGAGGGTACGAAAAACATTTCCGACGATGATCAGGACGAACGCGCCGAGTGGCAGGAATTGATCAAGAACCTGCCCGAAGAAAACTTTGAAAAAGAAAAGGCCGAAGTTCTTTTCTTTGTGGGCTGCGTCGCTTCCTTCTTTCCCATGGTGCAGAAAATCCCGGCCAATATGGCCACCATCATGAAAAAAGCAGGGATCGACTTCACCATCCTGGGCGGCGATGAATGGTGCTGCGGGTTTCCCCTTATCGGCGCCGGCATGCCTGAAAAGCTGGAGCTGATGAAAGCGCACAATCTGAAAAAAGTTGTCGAGGTGGGCGCCAAGAAGGTTGTCTTTACCTGCCCTTCCTGTTTTCATACCTGGAAACATCAATACGGCGCCGACGTCGAACTGGTCCATGCCAGCCAGTTTATCAATCAACTGATTAAAGCCGGACGCATCAAGCTCAAAAAGGAAATCAAGATCCGCACGACCTATCACGATCCCTGCGACCTCGGCCGCAACACCGGCGTTTACGAGGAACCCCGCGAAGTTATCAAAGCGATTCCCGGGATCGACTTTGTTGAACTGCCGATGAACCGCAAGTTTTCGGTCTGCTGCGGCGGCGGCGGCAATGTGGAAATGACCGATGCGGATCTTTCCGCCCAGGTTGCCCAGATGAAGCTCGATGCGATCCAAAGCGTGGGCGCCGAAATGGTGGTTACCGCCTGCCAGCAGTGTGTGCGCACCATGGCCACGCGGGCCAAACGCACCAAAACCGAACTGGCGGTAAAAGATCTGACGGAACTGGTGGTCGAAGCCATGGAATAA
- a CDS encoding FAD-linked oxidase C-terminal domain-containing protein: protein MDKQELAKRLKEIVDPEYVLTSEMDLALYSYDASLEKGKPDVVVLPDSTEEVSKIMSLAYQEKIPILGRGSGTNLTGGTIPTKGGIVLHFSRMNRILNLDYENLTATAEPGVITLDLQTRILKDGYIYQPDPASQKVSTLGGNVGENSGGPHCLKYGVTSNHVQGLEVVLIDGTVIQSGGESRDNPGFDLTGLFVGSEGTIGLVTKVILKLEKAPEAVKTMLAIYETIEDGANTVSAIIAEGIIPATLEMMDNTVMRAVEETIKVGYPLDAAAVLIIELDGMPEGMDEKALKIMEICKKNNVREVKLAKNENERAILWAGRKGAFGSVGQVRPSYLCCDGTVPRTKLPEVLNKVVAIGKKYNLPIGNVFHAGDGNLHPLIMFDERDPDELQRVHKISTEILKLCVDAGGTISGEHGVGLEKLKETHFIFNAGDLQLERDIKSAFDADDILNPGKMIPAAQSA, encoded by the coding sequence ATGGACAAACAGGAACTGGCCAAACGATTGAAAGAAATCGTCGACCCGGAATATGTCCTCACATCGGAGATGGATCTTGCCCTATACAGCTATGATGCGTCCCTGGAAAAAGGAAAGCCGGATGTCGTCGTGCTGCCCGATTCAACCGAAGAAGTCTCTAAAATAATGTCATTGGCTTACCAGGAAAAAATTCCGATTCTGGGGCGGGGCTCGGGCACCAATCTGACCGGCGGAACCATACCGACCAAGGGCGGGATTGTCCTTCACTTCTCACGAATGAATCGCATTCTGAATCTCGATTATGAAAACCTGACGGCTACCGCAGAACCCGGTGTAATCACCCTCGATCTGCAGACCCGGATACTGAAGGATGGGTACATTTACCAGCCCGACCCGGCCAGCCAGAAAGTCTCCACGCTGGGCGGCAATGTCGGCGAAAACTCCGGCGGCCCTCACTGCCTTAAGTACGGCGTTACCTCCAACCACGTTCAGGGTCTTGAAGTGGTTCTGATTGACGGCACCGTGATCCAAAGCGGCGGGGAATCGCGCGACAATCCCGGCTTTGATTTGACCGGCCTGTTTGTGGGCAGTGAAGGCACCATCGGCCTGGTGACCAAGGTGATCCTGAAACTGGAAAAAGCACCGGAGGCCGTTAAAACCATGCTGGCAATATATGAAACCATCGAGGACGGCGCCAACACGGTTTCGGCCATTATTGCCGAAGGGATTATTCCCGCCACCCTGGAAATGATGGACAACACCGTCATGCGCGCCGTCGAAGAGACCATCAAGGTCGGGTATCCCCTGGATGCAGCCGCCGTCCTGATAATCGAACTGGACGGCATGCCCGAAGGCATGGATGAAAAAGCCCTCAAGATCATGGAAATCTGCAAAAAGAACAACGTCCGTGAAGTCAAACTGGCAAAAAACGAAAATGAACGGGCAATCCTGTGGGCCGGACGCAAAGGCGCTTTTGGCTCCGTGGGTCAGGTCCGCCCCAGTTACCTGTGCTGTGACGGCACGGTGCCCCGCACCAAGCTGCCGGAGGTGTTGAATAAGGTTGTCGCCATCGGCAAAAAATATAATCTGCCCATCGGCAACGTGTTCCATGCCGGCGACGGCAATCTGCATCCGCTGATTATGTTCGATGAAAGAGATCCGGATGAACTGCAGCGGGTTCACAAGATTTCAACGGAAATCCTGAAACTGTGCGTCGATGCGGGCGGAACCATCAGCGGCGAGCATGGCGTCGGACTTGAAAAACTCAAGGAAACCCATTTCATTTTCAACGCGGGCGACCTCCAGTTGGAGCGCGATATCAAATCCGCCTTTGACGCCGATGATATCCTGAACCCGGGCAAAATGATTCCGGCAGCCCAAAGCGCATAG
- a CDS encoding iron-containing alcohol dehydrogenase has protein sequence MSDLKEQAASLLKTFKGNTYAFGSDILGKAPGRFASEFGKKALFIGPLNFRWFQPVKERIQNSLTANNVTVVGSVRSAAANAPFVDVYRIHSHIMHKKPEMLVVADGGSGIDAVKAAAMLASLGDIQPEIDPFFGVGQVSNVCQSSNRSIMPVIAIMMAASSGAHLTKYSNITDPVAGQKKLIVDEAIIPPRAVFDYDVTITQPMNLTLDGGLDGIAHCLEVYFGAPPDVRDKTRQIAELGIELIIKGLTQVKKDPGNTEARTLLGLGTDLGGYAIMVGGTSGAHLNSFSLIDVLSHGRACALMNPYYTVFFAPAIEAQLRVIGHIYQKYGYTKEKIDTLSGRELGLAVAGAMINFSTFLGFPTCLQQVQGVDPKHIDRCLTAAKDPQLDMKLRNMPVPLNADLLDEYMRPILEAAWDGNLESVKNMQ, from the coding sequence ATGTCCGATCTAAAGGAGCAGGCTGCAAGCCTGTTAAAAACATTCAAGGGAAATACCTACGCTTTCGGCAGTGACATTTTAGGCAAGGCGCCGGGCAGGTTTGCGTCTGAATTCGGAAAAAAAGCCCTGTTCATCGGACCGCTGAACTTCAGGTGGTTCCAGCCCGTCAAAGAACGGATTCAAAACTCACTAACGGCAAATAATGTCACCGTTGTGGGCTCAGTCCGTTCAGCCGCCGCCAATGCGCCATTTGTGGATGTCTATCGCATCCACAGCCACATCATGCATAAAAAACCGGAGATGCTGGTTGTGGCGGACGGCGGATCGGGCATAGACGCAGTCAAAGCCGCCGCCATGCTGGCCAGTCTGGGCGATATTCAGCCTGAAATCGACCCGTTTTTCGGTGTCGGGCAGGTCAGCAACGTCTGTCAATCCTCAAACCGCAGCATCATGCCGGTTATCGCCATTATGATGGCGGCCAGTTCCGGCGCGCATCTGACCAAGTATTCCAATATTACCGACCCGGTGGCCGGGCAAAAGAAACTGATTGTCGACGAAGCCATCATTCCGCCGCGGGCGGTTTTTGATTATGATGTCACCATCACCCAACCCATGAATTTGACCCTCGACGGCGGTCTCGACGGCATTGCCCACTGTCTGGAAGTATATTTCGGCGCACCCCCTGACGTCCGAGACAAGACCCGGCAGATAGCCGAACTGGGCATTGAACTCATTATCAAGGGGCTCACGCAAGTAAAAAAAGATCCGGGCAATACCGAAGCCAGAACGCTGCTGGGGCTGGGAACCGACCTGGGCGGTTATGCCATTATGGTCGGTGGGACCTCCGGGGCGCATTTAAACAGCTTTTCTTTGATCGACGTACTTTCACACGGTCGGGCCTGTGCCCTCATGAACCCCTACTACACCGTCTTTTTTGCGCCGGCCATCGAAGCGCAACTGCGTGTGATCGGCCATATTTATCAAAAATATGGGTACACCAAAGAAAAAATCGACACCTTGTCCGGCCGGGAACTGGGCCTGGCAGTTGCCGGCGCCATGATCAATTTCAGCACATTTTTAGGGTTTCCGACCTGTCTGCAGCAGGTACAGGGGGTCGATCCCAAGCACATTGATCGTTGTCTCACAGCAGCCAAGGACCCCCAGCTTGATATGAAGCTGAGGAATATGCCCGTTCCCCTCAATGCCGACCTGCTGGATGAATATATGCGACCGATCCTTGAGGCGGCCTGGGATGGCAATCTGGAATCAGTAAAGAACATGCAATAA